A genomic segment from Streptosporangium roseum DSM 43021 encodes:
- a CDS encoding SDR family NAD(P)-dependent oxidoreductase translates to MRKPYTPEEILLTGKVAVVTGAARGLGRAIAEALREFGAELALCDRHPIDGFDTLTMTMDVRDPAALEVFAQAVRERFGRVDVLVNNAGGTFHAAFAETSPRGESVLIGENFTQVTAMIRRFLPLMPPGASIVNVTSSEAHQAAPGFAVYAAMKAAVESLTRSLALELAPRGIRVNAIAPDALPTGGEESVRARMLADPLPFEPVRLPPLGHLGDPAEAGAAVVFLASEMAGFVTGTTLHVDGGIHAAGGWRRAEP, encoded by the coding sequence ATGCGCAAGCCGTACACCCCGGAGGAGATCCTCCTCACCGGGAAGGTCGCTGTCGTCACCGGGGCGGCCCGGGGGCTCGGGCGGGCGATCGCGGAGGCCCTGCGGGAGTTCGGGGCGGAGCTGGCGCTGTGCGACCGGCATCCGATCGACGGGTTCGACACGCTCACCATGACCATGGACGTGCGGGATCCGGCCGCGCTGGAGGTGTTCGCCCAGGCGGTGCGGGAGCGGTTCGGGCGGGTGGACGTGCTGGTCAACAATGCGGGCGGGACGTTCCATGCGGCCTTCGCCGAGACCTCCCCGCGGGGTGAGAGTGTGCTGATCGGGGAGAACTTCACGCAGGTGACCGCCATGATCAGGCGTTTTCTGCCGTTGATGCCGCCGGGGGCGTCGATTGTCAACGTCACCTCCAGCGAGGCGCACCAGGCCGCGCCCGGGTTCGCGGTCTACGCGGCGATGAAGGCAGCAGTGGAGAGCCTGACCCGCTCGCTCGCGCTGGAGCTGGCTCCACGCGGGATCCGGGTCAACGCCATCGCGCCCGACGCGCTGCCCACCGGTGGTGAGGAGAGCGTGCGCGCGCGCATGCTGGCGGACCCGCTCCCCTTCGAGCCGGTACGGCTGCCGCCGCTCGGTCATCTGGGCGATCCGGCGGAGGCGGGAGCCGCAGTGGTGTTCCTGGCGAGTGAGATGGCTGGTTTCGTCACCGGGACCACCCTGCACGTGGACGGCGGCATCCACGCCGCGGGTGGCTGGCGGCGCGCGGAGCCCTGA
- a CDS encoding FKBP-type peptidyl-prolyl cis-trans isomerase, with protein sequence MALEKPEIDFPEGDAPAELQIVDIVEGDGQEAKPGHRVSVHYVGVAFSTGEEFDASWNRSDVFDFQLGGGQVIAGWDQGVAGMKVGGRRRLTIPPHLGYGSRGAGARIKPGETLIFVVDLLGVS encoded by the coding sequence GTGGCACTGGAGAAGCCGGAGATCGACTTCCCGGAGGGCGACGCGCCCGCGGAGTTGCAGATCGTCGACATCGTCGAGGGAGACGGCCAGGAGGCCAAGCCGGGCCACCGGGTCAGCGTGCACTACGTCGGCGTCGCCTTCTCCACCGGCGAGGAGTTCGACGCTTCGTGGAACCGCAGCGACGTCTTCGACTTCCAGCTCGGTGGCGGCCAGGTCATCGCGGGCTGGGACCAGGGTGTCGCGGGCATGAAGGTCGGCGGCCGCCGCCGCCTCACCATCCCGCCCCACCTCGGCTACGGCAGCCGCGGCGCGGGTGCCCGCATCAAGCCGGGCGAGACGCTCATCTTCGTCGTGGACCTGCTCGGCGTCAGCTGA
- a CDS encoding ATP-dependent DNA ligase codes for MLLIDLARTSAAVTADSARLAKIGHLAELLGRVDADEAEIAISYLSGELPQRHIGVGWAGLQDPPDPRLAATATLRQVNDLLDRIKAQAGPGSQAARKALIIELFAALTRQEQTFLSRLLRSELRQGALDGVMIEAIAKASAVPTAEVRRALTLRGWLPAVGAAALSGGVNALRAFHLEVGRPVSPMLAQSATSVAAALGKLGGPAAIEWKLDGVRVQAHRSGDAVSVFTRTLDDITAQVPELVEAVRALSSQDLVLDGEVIALRPDGRPEPFQVTSGRVSSRIDVARVRERTPLRVFFFDALRVDGVDLLDLPGEVRHAALAATVPSELVTPRLVTGDAASGEAFFKDVVRAGHEGVVVKSLQTPYAAGRRGAGWIKVKPRHTLDLVVLAAEWGSGRREGRLSNLHLGARDPQTGGFVMLGKTFKGLTDEVLAWQTERFLEIAEGPTDGWTVVVRPELVVEIAFDGVQQSPRYPGGMALRFARVVRYRPDKNADQADTVEMVRSLML; via the coding sequence GTGTTGTTGATCGATCTTGCGCGCACTTCCGCAGCCGTGACCGCCGACTCCGCCAGGCTGGCGAAGATCGGCCATCTCGCGGAGCTGCTCGGCCGGGTCGACGCGGACGAGGCGGAGATCGCCATCTCCTATCTCTCCGGTGAGCTGCCGCAGCGCCACATCGGCGTGGGCTGGGCCGGCCTGCAGGATCCCCCCGACCCGCGCCTGGCCGCCACCGCCACCCTGCGCCAGGTCAACGACCTCCTCGACCGCATCAAGGCCCAGGCGGGCCCCGGTTCCCAGGCCGCGCGCAAGGCGCTGATCATCGAGCTGTTCGCCGCGCTCACCCGCCAGGAGCAGACCTTCCTGTCCCGGCTGCTCCGCAGCGAGCTCCGGCAGGGCGCGCTGGACGGGGTGATGATCGAGGCCATCGCGAAGGCGTCCGCGGTGCCGACGGCCGAGGTACGGCGGGCACTGACCCTCCGCGGCTGGCTGCCGGCCGTCGGCGCCGCCGCGCTGAGCGGCGGGGTCAACGCGTTGCGGGCCTTCCATCTGGAGGTCGGCCGGCCGGTGTCGCCGATGCTTGCCCAGAGCGCCACCTCCGTCGCCGCCGCCCTGGGCAAGCTCGGCGGGCCGGCCGCGATCGAGTGGAAGCTCGACGGTGTCCGGGTCCAGGCTCACCGCTCCGGCGACGCGGTGAGCGTCTTCACCCGGACCCTCGACGACATCACCGCCCAGGTGCCCGAGCTGGTCGAGGCAGTCCGCGCCCTGTCCTCCCAGGACCTTGTCCTGGACGGCGAGGTCATCGCGCTGCGCCCCGACGGCCGTCCCGAGCCCTTCCAGGTCACCTCCGGCCGCGTGTCCAGCCGCATCGACGTGGCCCGGGTGCGCGAGAGGACCCCGCTGCGCGTGTTCTTCTTCGACGCCCTGCGGGTGGACGGCGTCGATCTGCTCGACCTGCCGGGCGAGGTGCGCCACGCGGCGCTGGCCGCGACCGTGCCCTCGGAGCTGGTGACCCCCCGTCTGGTCACCGGCGACGCCGCGAGCGGCGAGGCGTTCTTCAAGGACGTCGTCAGGGCCGGTCACGAGGGGGTGGTCGTCAAGTCGCTGCAGACGCCCTACGCCGCCGGACGGCGTGGCGCCGGCTGGATCAAGGTGAAGCCACGGCACACGCTCGACCTGGTCGTCCTCGCCGCCGAGTGGGGCAGCGGCCGCCGTGAGGGCAGGCTGTCCAACCTGCACCTGGGCGCCCGCGACCCGCAGACCGGCGGATTCGTCATGCTCGGCAAGACCTTCAAGGGCCTGACCGACGAGGTGCTCGCCTGGCAGACCGAACGCTTCCTCGAAATCGCCGAGGGGCCCACAGACGGCTGGACGGTCGTCGTCCGCCCCGAGCTCGTCGTCGAGATCGCGTTCGACGGAGTCCAGCAGTCCCCCCGCTATCCCGGAGGCATGGCACTCCGCTTCGCCCGGGTGGTCCGTTACCGCCCCGACAAGAACGCCGATCAGGCCGACACCGTGGAAATGGTGCGCTCCCTCATGCTTTAA
- a CDS encoding tyrosine-type recombinase/integrase has protein sequence MAIPRTANPNTHRAYASAVDRVITRLGRDRPLAEVADAEIGTALAELWGASASATWNRNRAAITSWLLWCQTKKHWAVPSVPAEAERRKESVDETRAVAKSTIHRLLSRRDIPLREKTLWRMLYETAARAAEILALNVEDLDLEHRRAPVRSKGSTTEWVYWDRGTAHLLPRLLRLPDDTSRTHGPLFLSERRPVPARRPAAADICPHTGRTRLGYDRARVLLDKYAGLDLHRLRHSAATHLGEAEIPLQLIMGKTRRKNPRTAMRYIKPGAEAIAKVTEVLAPRRRTH, from the coding sequence TTGGCCATCCCGCGCACGGCCAACCCCAACACCCACCGCGCCTACGCCTCAGCCGTCGACCGCGTCATCACCCGGCTCGGCCGCGATCGGCCGCTCGCTGAAGTCGCCGACGCCGAGATCGGAACCGCGCTCGCCGAACTGTGGGGGGCGAGCGCGTCGGCGACCTGGAACCGCAACCGCGCCGCCATCACCTCCTGGCTGCTCTGGTGCCAGACCAAGAAGCACTGGGCGGTGCCCTCGGTCCCGGCTGAGGCCGAACGCCGCAAGGAGAGCGTCGACGAGACCCGCGCGGTCGCCAAGAGCACGATCCACCGGCTACTGTCGCGCCGCGACATCCCGCTCAGGGAGAAAACACTGTGGCGGATGCTCTACGAAACGGCGGCCAGGGCCGCGGAGATCCTCGCCCTGAACGTCGAAGACCTCGACCTGGAGCACCGCCGCGCCCCCGTCCGCTCCAAGGGCAGCACCACCGAGTGGGTGTACTGGGACCGCGGCACCGCTCACTTGCTGCCCCGCCTGCTCCGGCTCCCCGACGACACGTCCCGCACCCACGGCCCGCTGTTCCTGTCCGAACGCCGCCCGGTCCCCGCCCGCCGTCCGGCGGCCGCCGACATCTGCCCGCACACCGGCCGCACGCGCCTGGGCTACGACCGCGCCCGCGTCCTGCTGGACAAGTACGCCGGGCTGGATCTGCACCGGCTGCGCCACAGCGCCGCCACCCACCTCGGCGAGGCTGAGATCCCGCTGCAGCTCATCATGGGCAAGACCCGCCGCAAGAACCCCCGCACCGCCATGCGCTACATCAAACCCGGAGCCGAAGCCATCGCCAAGGTCACCGAGGTCCTGGCACCCCGCCGCCGTACCCACTGA
- a CDS encoding Tn3 family transposase produces MGVPGRYGPLEAVACNKVNLKRIETHWPDMLRVAGSLITNQVRAYDLLRMFGREGHPTPLGAAFAE; encoded by the coding sequence ATAGGAGTTCCGGGCCGGTACGGGCCGCTCGAAGCCGTGGCCTGCAACAAGGTCAACCTCAAGCGCATTGAGACGCACTGGCCGGACATGCTCCGGGTCGCCGGGTCACTCATCACCAACCAGGTCCGTGCCTACGACCTGCTGCGGATGTTTGGCCGCGAGGGCCACCCCACCCCGCTCGGGGCGGCGTTCGCCGAGTAA
- a CDS encoding TetR/AcrR family transcriptional regulator, with translation MRRNPERRQALIDAAIEVLAREGARGLTFRAVDAEAAVPPGTASNYFANRDDLFTQVGGRIYERLLPDEVTIARSREGVQDQTRYAELMHELVDRVSAFNSGYLALLELRLESTRRPELRAVLTKRIREDIDANIGNHAASGLPGDSTSAVLLYLALNWLIVERLTLPDIFTEQEIHELVDAAVQRSLNA, from the coding sequence GTGCGGAGAAATCCCGAGCGGCGGCAGGCGCTGATCGACGCGGCCATCGAGGTGCTGGCCAGGGAAGGAGCACGGGGGCTGACCTTCCGGGCCGTCGACGCGGAGGCGGCCGTGCCCCCGGGCACGGCCTCCAACTACTTCGCCAACCGCGACGACCTGTTCACCCAGGTCGGCGGGCGTATCTATGAGCGGTTGCTGCCCGACGAGGTCACGATCGCCCGCAGCCGGGAGGGTGTGCAGGACCAAACCCGCTACGCCGAGCTCATGCACGAACTGGTGGATCGGGTCTCCGCCTTCAACTCCGGCTACCTGGCCCTGCTCGAGCTCCGGCTTGAGTCCACTCGGCGCCCCGAGCTGCGCGCCGTGCTGACCAAGCGCATCCGCGAGGACATCGACGCCAACATCGGCAACCACGCCGCCTCGGGTCTGCCCGGCGACTCGACCTCGGCGGTTCTCCTCTATCTGGCTCTGAACTGGCTCATCGTGGAGCGGCTGACACTGCCCGACATCTTCACCGAGCAGGAGATCCACGAGCTAGTGGACGCCGCCGTGCAAAGATCGCTGAATGCCTGA
- a CDS encoding dihydrofolate reductase family protein, with protein MRKLVYYIGVSLDGYIAGPNAEFDFYPVSDQMAAWMNDRYPETVPTHVRKLVGLEGVPNKVFDTLVMGRGTYEPALDASITSPYSHLRQYVVSSTLTIDDPTVQVETGDPIELIRRLKAEDTGMDIYLCGGGRLAASLLPEIDEIILKNYPVVAGAGIPMFSGQFRPTLFAPTRRETFDNGAQVTWLTRV; from the coding sequence ATGCGAAAGCTTGTCTACTACATCGGCGTCTCGCTCGACGGCTACATCGCGGGCCCCAACGCCGAGTTCGACTTCTACCCCGTGTCGGACCAGATGGCCGCCTGGATGAATGACCGTTACCCCGAGACGGTCCCCACCCACGTCCGCAAGCTTGTCGGCCTTGAGGGTGTGCCCAACAAGGTCTTCGACACCCTGGTGATGGGCCGCGGCACCTACGAGCCGGCCCTGGATGCCTCCATCACCAGCCCGTACTCCCACCTGCGCCAGTACGTTGTCTCCAGCACGCTGACGATCGACGACCCCACGGTGCAGGTGGAGACTGGCGACCCGATCGAGCTCATCCGGCGGCTGAAAGCCGAGGACACCGGCATGGACATCTACCTGTGCGGCGGCGGCAGACTCGCCGCCTCCCTGCTCCCGGAGATCGACGAGATCATCCTCAAGAACTACCCCGTGGTGGCGGGCGCAGGCATCCCCATGTTCTCCGGGCAGTTCCGCCCCACCCTCTTCGCCCCCACCCGGCGCGAGACCTTCGACAACGGCGCCCAGGTCACCTGGCTCACCAGGGTTTAG
- a CDS encoding protein kinase domain-containing protein, which produces MSGRYELLEPLGRGGMGVVYRARDRELERIVAVKVLPAQMLRDEDFRARFRREARAAAGLSHPHIATVYDIGEDIGNGDPVPYLVMELVEGGTLADLLRQAQPTPNEAGQIVAAVLEALEHSHGREIVHRDIKPANIMVHRAGGRVRVKVMDFGIAKLMSETATRLTATGMRIGTPSYMSPEQADGKPADARSDLYSTGCVLYEMLTGRPPFTGDSPTAVLFQHMHKTPQPPSQLSPALAPLWDQILATALAKDPQQRHRDAAAMRQAIETGLAAPTAQAPAPVPPSASAPTARLDTPLPIEPAPTEPAPHASALHAPGSSGLGDRSAPASATRDHVAAVPHRVLSRRRLLTGLGAAGLAAALPAAYYTFTREDTATLRGQPLTGHTGVAVSAVAFSPDGKILAADDGYTVRLWDVATRALLGTPLTGHTSWVSAVAFSPDGKILASGSYDDTVRLWDVATNTPIGRPLAGRNNPTGAVSAVAFSPDGKILATDDDDAVRLWDVVTRTPVGRPLTGYTDSLQSVAFSPDGKILATDDDDAVRLWDVVTRTAIGRPLTGHTSWIAAVAFSPDGKILATGSTDDTVRLWDVATRTPVGRPLTGHTDSLQSVAFSPDGKILATGSDDETVRLWDVATRTPVGRPLTGHTDSLQSVAFSPDGKILATGSDDGTVRLWQL; this is translated from the coding sequence ATGTCAGGGCGGTATGAGCTGCTGGAGCCGTTGGGGCGCGGTGGCATGGGGGTGGTGTACCGGGCGCGTGACCGGGAGCTGGAGCGGATCGTGGCGGTCAAGGTGCTGCCCGCGCAGATGCTGCGCGATGAGGACTTCCGGGCCCGGTTCCGCCGGGAGGCGCGGGCGGCGGCGGGCTTGTCGCATCCCCACATCGCGACCGTCTACGACATCGGTGAGGACATCGGTAACGGGGATCCAGTTCCGTATCTGGTGATGGAGCTGGTGGAGGGCGGAACCCTGGCCGATCTGCTGCGCCAGGCGCAGCCGACCCCGAACGAGGCCGGGCAGATCGTGGCGGCGGTCCTGGAGGCGTTGGAGCACAGTCACGGGCGGGAGATCGTGCACCGCGACATCAAACCCGCCAACATCATGGTCCACCGCGCCGGCGGCCGGGTGCGGGTGAAAGTGATGGACTTCGGGATCGCCAAGCTCATGTCGGAGACGGCCACCCGACTGACCGCCACCGGAATGCGGATCGGCACCCCGTCCTACATGTCGCCCGAGCAGGCCGACGGCAAGCCCGCCGACGCCCGCTCGGATCTGTACTCCACCGGATGCGTGCTGTATGAGATGCTCACCGGTCGGCCGCCCTTCACCGGGGACTCGCCCACCGCCGTGCTCTTCCAGCACATGCACAAGACCCCGCAGCCGCCCTCACAACTGAGCCCGGCCCTGGCTCCCCTCTGGGACCAGATACTGGCGACCGCGCTGGCCAAAGACCCCCAACAGCGCCACCGGGATGCCGCGGCGATGCGGCAGGCCATCGAAACCGGCTTAGCCGCCCCTACCGCCCAGGCGCCTGCGCCGGTCCCGCCCTCCGCGTCCGCACCGACTGCCCGGCTTGACACCCCCCTACCTATCGAACCGGCGCCCACCGAACCGGCACCCCACGCGTCGGCCCTCCACGCACCCGGTTCTTCCGGTCTCGGGGATCGGTCCGCGCCTGCATCCGCAACGCGAGATCACGTCGCTGCCGTGCCGCACCGGGTCCTGTCCCGCCGCCGCCTGCTCACCGGGCTGGGCGCCGCAGGCCTGGCCGCCGCCCTGCCGGCCGCCTACTACACCTTCACCCGGGAAGACACCGCCACCCTCCGCGGCCAGCCCCTCACCGGCCACACCGGCGTCGCGGTCTCCGCGGTGGCGTTCAGCCCGGACGGCAAGATCCTGGCCGCTGACGATGGCTACACCGTGCGGTTGTGGGACGTGGCCACCCGCGCCCTCCTCGGCACGCCCCTCACCGGCCACACCAGCTGGGTCTCCGCGGTGGCGTTCAGCCCGGACGGCAAGATTTTGGCCAGCGGCAGCTATGACGACACCGTGCGGTTGTGGGACGTGGCCACCAACACCCCCATCGGCCGCCCCCTCGCCGGCCGCAACAACCCGACGGGCGCTGTCTCCGCGGTGGCGTTCAGCCCGGACGGCAAGATCCTGGCCACCGATGACGACGACGCCGTGCGGTTGTGGGACGTGGTCACCCGCACCCCCGTCGGCCGTCCCCTCACCGGCTACACCGACAGCCTCCAGTCGGTGGCGTTCAGCCCGGACGGCAAGATCCTGGCCACCGATGACGACGACGCCGTGCGGTTGTGGGACGTGGTCACCCGCACCGCCATCGGCCGTCCCCTCACCGGCCACACCAGCTGGATCGCCGCGGTGGCGTTCAGCCCGGACGGCAAGATCCTGGCCACCGGTAGCACTGACGACACCGTGCGGTTGTGGGACGTGGCCACCCGCACCCCCGTCGGCCGTCCCCTCACCGGCCACACCGACAGCCTCCAGTCGGTGGCGTTCAGCCCGGACGGCAAGATCCTGGCCACCGGCAGCGATGACGAGACCGTGCGGTTGTGGGACGTGGCCACGCGCACCCCCGTCGGCCGTCCCCTCACCGGCCACACCGACAGCCTCCAGTCGGTGGCGTTCAGCCCGGACGGCAAGATCCTGGCCACCGGCAGCGATGACGGCACCGTGCGGTTGTGGCAACTGTGA
- a CDS encoding septal ring lytic transglycosylase RlpA family protein produces MSRRRLTALAAGVTVVAAASTTAWAISGGDASQTAASAGLAGVRQSGDPIPGAVPDPSASSRKPAAGNAEAATNEIATPSTGPSATPDTTAGSSTAGEKGTPRTESTPRDATAPTVKSTPRDAATPKTGSTSRDSSAAKAESPAKAEKAGTPKTVSKPKVRVISAGTCGASYYDEGQMTASGERFNPRAMTAAHKTLAMGSRVRVTNPANGESVTVRINDRGPYVGGRCLDLSRAAFSAIGNTGAGVMRVKYEVLGT; encoded by the coding sequence ATGAGCAGGCGGCGCCTGACCGCTCTGGCCGCCGGCGTCACCGTGGTGGCCGCGGCATCGACCACCGCCTGGGCGATCTCCGGCGGCGACGCCTCGCAGACGGCCGCCTCCGCCGGTCTGGCCGGTGTGCGGCAGTCCGGCGACCCGATCCCCGGGGCCGTCCCCGATCCTTCCGCCTCCTCCCGGAAACCGGCGGCCGGGAACGCGGAGGCCGCCACCAACGAGATCGCCACCCCGTCCACCGGCCCATCCGCCACACCTGACACCACGGCCGGGTCGAGCACCGCCGGTGAGAAAGGCACTCCCAGGACGGAGAGCACGCCACGCGACGCGACCGCTCCCACGGTCAAGAGCACCCCGCGTGACGCGGCCACTCCCAAGACGGGGAGCACATCGCGCGACAGCTCGGCCGCCAAGGCCGAGAGCCCGGCGAAGGCCGAGAAGGCCGGCACGCCGAAGACCGTCTCCAAGCCGAAGGTCCGGGTGATCTCTGCCGGGACCTGTGGCGCCTCCTACTACGACGAGGGGCAGATGACAGCCAGCGGTGAGCGCTTCAACCCCCGTGCGATGACCGCCGCGCACAAGACCCTCGCCATGGGCAGCAGGGTCAGGGTGACCAACCCCGCCAACGGCGAGTCGGTAACGGTCCGGATCAACGACCGTGGCCCCTACGTGGGCGGACGCTGCCTCGACCTGTCCAGAGCCGCTTTCTCCGCCATCGGCAACACCGGCGCCGGGGTCATGCGGGTCAAGTATGAGGTCCTCGGCACCTGA